The Labilibaculum sp. sequence TATTGGAGAGTATACTACAGATGAATTTTCGAATAAGTTGCCTGAAGAAATATTTTTTCTCTTGTCTACCGGGAAATTTCCAGACAGGAAATCACTTGCAGATTTTCAAAATGATCTGAGTAAACGTGCCACAATACCTCAATATACCTGGGATGTTTTGCGCAGTCTGCCTAAAGATACTCATCCAATGACCATGTTGAGTCTGGGTATTTTATCCATGGAAAATGAGTCTGTTTTTAAGAAGGAATACCAAAAGGGTTTAAAAAAGTCGGAATACTGGAAATATACTTTGGAGGATGCAATGAATATACTGGCAAAGTTACCAGGACTTGCTGCGGGGATCTATCGAATAAGGTTTGGCGATGGGAGTTTAATTCCTCATGATTCCGGTTTAAATTGGTCGGGTAATCTGGCACACATGCTTGGTGTTAATGATGATGAGGGATTTGCAGATTTAATGCGTCTGTATCTGGTTTTGCATTGCGATCATGAAGGTGGGAACGTAAGTGCATTTACATCAAGAGTGGTAAATTCAGCTCTTTCGGATTTGTATTATGCTGTTTCTGCAGGACTTAACGGCTTGGCAGGTCCGCTCCACGGATTGGCAAATCAGGAATGCCTTCGTTTTATTCTAAAAATTCACGATAAATTTGGGGCTGATCCGGATGAGGAAGTGTTGAGAGCATATATTCTGGATGTTTTAAATTCGGGTAAAGTGATTCCTGGTTACGGGCATGCTGTATTGCGGGTTACAGATCCCCGATTCACAGCTTTTATGAAATTTGGGGAGGCGAATTGTGCGAATAATCATTGTTTTAAGATTGCAAAGAAACTTTTCTCGGTTGTTCCGGATATATTAATGCATTACAAAGAAGGCAAAGTTGCCAATCCATGGCCAAATGTCGATGCGATGTCGGGTTCACTTCTGCATAATTACGGGTTGAATGAGTTCGATTTTTATACCGTTTTATTTGGTGTGTCCAGAGTCATGGGATTTTGTGCTCAGAATATCCTTGCCTTGGGATTAGGACAGCCGATTATCAGACCCAAAAGTGTTACCAACAGATGGGTGCTTGAAAAACTTACCGTACCCGGATAAATGTGTTTCTCATTTGTCCTGTGTTTAATTCTGATAAATGTGCTATGATAGAATTTGAATCAATTTAAATGGATTGGGATGACAATAAACTGAAAAAAACTAAAAATGATGCTATCGCTAATTTCAGATTTCCTTAAAGTGATTATCTTTGCGGCTCATTTAAATTAAAGAGATGATTAGTGTAGATGCTTTGGCGGTAGAATTTGGAGGAACCAATTTATTTAAAGACATTTCCTTTGTGATTAATGAAAAGGATAGAATTGCTTTAATGGGAAAAAACGGGGCTGGTAAATCTACTCTTTTGAAAATTATAGCAGGAGCCGAAAGTCCTTCCCGGGGAAGAGTTTCAAGTCCTAAGGATAAGGTGATTGCTTATTTGCCTCAGCATTTAATGACTGATAATACCCGTACGGTATTCGAAGAAACAGCTCAGGCTTTTGCTTCTATTTTCGAGATGGAGAAACAGATTGAGGAAATGAATGTGGAATTGGGTACGCGAACAGATTTTGAATCGGAAAGTTATTACAAGCTAATTGAGGATGTTTCTGCTTTAAGTGAAAAATACTATTCGATAGAAGAAATAAACTACGATTCGGAAGTTGAGAAAACACTGTTTGGATTGGGGTTTGTACGGGAAGATTTCACAAGACCAACCAGCGAATTTAGTGGTGGTTGGAGAATGAGAATCGAATTGGCAAAAATTCTTTTGCAAAATCCAGATTTGATTCTTTTGGATGAGCCGACCAATCATTTGGATATTGAATCGATACAATGGTTAGAGGATTTCCTGATTAATTCAGGAAAAGCTGTTGTTATTATTTCTCACGACAGGGCTTTTGTTGATAAAATTACAACCCGGACGATAGAAATTACAATGGGTAGAATTTACGATTACAAAGTAAATTATTCTCAATATTTAGAGCTTCGTAAGGAGCGGAGAGTTCATCAGCAAAAAGCATTTGATGAACAGCAAAAAATGATTGCAGACAATCAGACTTTTATCGACAGGTTTAAGGGGACGTATTCCAAAACACTGGCAGTTCAGTCGAGGGTGAAAATGCTCGAAAAACTCGATATTGTTGAGGTTGATGAAGAAGATAATTCAGCACTTCGTTTAAAATTTCCGCCATCGCCTCGTTCAGGAAATTATCCTGTAATTATGGAAGATGTTGAAAAAACTTACGGGGATCATACCGTATTTTCAGGTGTGAATTTTACAATACAAAGAGGAGAGAAACTTGCTTTTGTAGGGAAAAACGGAGAAGGGAAATCGACTTTGGTAAAAGCCATTATGCAGGAAATTGAGCATGGCGGAAACTTAACGCTTGGGCACAACACGATGATTGGTTATTTTGCTCAGAATCAGGCTTCGTTGATGGATGAAAACCTGACTGTCTTTCAAACCATTGATGATATTGCCAAGGGAGATATTCGAACAAAAATTAAAGATATATTAGGCGCTTTCATGTTTGGAGGTGATAACTCTACAAAGAAGGTGAAAGTTCTGTCTGGCGGAGAAAAAACCAGATTGGCAATGATTAAATTGTTGCTGGAACCGGTGAATTTGCTGATTCTTGATGAGCCAACCAATCATTTGGATATGAAAACCAAAGATATTTTGAAAGCAGCCTTGAAAGAATTTGACGGAACTATAATTCTGGTTTCTCACGATCGTGATTTTCTGGATGGTTTGGCCGAGAAAGTTTACGAATTTGGAAACAAGAAGGTGAAGGAACATTTGGGTGATATTTACTCATTCCTGAGCAAGAAAAAAATGGAAAATTTAAACGAGCTGGAACGTAAAAACTAGATCTGTAAAGTACAATAATAGTGAAGAGACGCCAATGCGTCTCTTTTTTTTGTTGCATATTTTTTACTCTTGCAACCATAAAATTACCTTTTCACAATTTGGTTTTTCTTTTGGTGAAAGGACATCAACGAGCTTCCCATTTTCATCAATCAGGTATTTTTGGAAGTTCCATTTTATTTTCGAATCCATCACTCCATTTTTCGACTTTTGTGTCAGCCAGCTGTAAATTGGATGTATATCATTTCCTTTTACTGATATTTTCGACATCATGGGAAAGCTGACGCCATAATTCTTTGTGCAAAATTCTTTTATTTCTTCATCAGTTCCAGGTTCCTGCCAAAGGAAGTTATTGGCAGGAAAGCCTACAATTACAAAATCTTTATCCTGATATTCCTTGTATAAAGCCTCAAGTAATTCGTATTGAGGAGTCAATCCGCATTTAGATGCCGTATTGACAATCATGATTTTTTTGCCCTTCAAATCAGCAAAACTAAATTCAGATCCATCAATAGCTGTAAGGGTAAATTGATGAATACTTTCTTGGGCAAAGCTCATAAAAGAAGTTGAGATAAGTAAAATGCTTATTGCAATTATTTTTCGCATACCATGATTGTTTACGTTAACGATTCAACAATTTAATTCCTTTTTTGTTCGGAAACAAAATGAGGGATATCAATGCATTTTTATTTTACCGCGAGCTCGCCTCAGTCTTGCATATTTAGGCCACAAAAAAAGAGCAGCCAACCGGCTGCTCTTTCTCATTCAATATTTTATGATGTTAGAATTTTTCATCGTATTTGGTCCAGATTCCATCTCCAATTTCCCACGCCTTTTCCACAACTTCGTTTCCAAGTTGAATGGTTCTGTTGGTAAGGAATTCCACTCTTTTTTTCTTACTCAAACTCATGAATTGTTCATCAATTTTCGCCTGTTCTTCAAAATAGCTTTTTTGCAATGGAACAAACACCTTGTCAATATCGTGACGCATGTCGCCCCATCGCTGGGCAGATAATGTACCCAATCTGTTGAAAGCCCACCATGCTGAAGTACGGGTGTAACCTAATTTTCGGGCTTTTACTTTATAGCTTTCAGCTAAATCTGCAGATCCGGAATAAACAGGAATATAAATTGAGCTTGCAACATTATCCTGCGCCAACCAAACTATTCCTCCAACTTCATCAGGCAACCAATCACGACATTGAATAATCGTAGCATACATAGTATACCAACGGGCTATGGTTCTTTCTCCCAACTCATCCCATCCGCCATTTACACGAAACAATTTGTTCATATCGTAAGGCATAAAAGGATTTGCAAAAGGGGATATCACTTCGTTTCCGTCTTTATCTGCTTGTTTGATATTCTTCACAAAGTTATATGGAGTTCCTTCGTAGTAATCTTTAAAGATCTCCACCAATTTATTCATTGTTATTTTTTCATCCGGTTTTACCGAAAAAGGATAATCTTTGTCGTTGGCATCCAAATTCAGGGAAGGAGCTGCCATTGAAAGTACCCGCCATTCTCTTCTTCGTGAAGCCAGAGACAAACGACTCTCCGGTGCATAAGCGTAATTCCAGCGGAATGTTTCGCCTTCTTTCCACCATCCGTTTTCTTTGGCAACATCAAAAATATTCGCCGATGCCATAAAATAATCCGGATTTTTTAAATCAATCTCTTTAATGGTGCTGGCGTTCGCATTTACCGAAATGTGATCGTTCGGAACTCGTTGAGCAACCCAAACGGCTCCTACTTTTCCTTTTCCCGGACCCACAACCTCAAAATGCCAAACCTCTTTTTTATCAGCAATGGTAAGACACTCACCATAATCGCGCCAACCGTATTTTTTTAGTAAATCATCAGCCAAACTAATTGCTTCTCTGGCTGATGAACATCTTTCCAGCATTAATTGCTGCAAACGCTGACAATCGATCAAACATTCTGTTGAGAATAATTCTTCATGGCCGCCAAACGTAGATTCACCAATAGCCAATTGCTTTTCGTTAATGCAAGGGTAGGCAGTATTTAAGAATTGGTAGGTTTTTTCTACCTGATCGATTTCTCCTATTTTTTTATGCTGATAAGTTGGCATTGCCAAACTATCGTAAGCAGAGCGTTCAAACAATTCGAATTTATTTCCTTTGTTGTGTTTTTTTGAGGGAACAACATTCATCCAGGCTCTTGTGCGGTGACTGTCATCGGTGTGAGATGTAATAACAGAGCCATCGATAGTAGCCATTTTTCCAACCGTTATGGTGGTACATCCTTCCGGAACACCATTTTTCCAATCTGATTTGTCCTGAGCAATGGCAGAAAATGAAATTGACGCCATTAAAATGAACAGGCTCATTCTAAATTGTTTTTTCATAAGTTCGTGTTGTGTTGTTTAGCAATTGTGTTGTTTGTTCTTTTTTTATTTAGTGCCTTTCACTAAAAAAATGCCTGAATCTTCAATGGTGATTAGTTTTTGTTTGTAGAGCAGGCCTACCGCTTTTTTGAAGTTCTTTTTACTCATATTTAAAAGGTGATAAATATCTTCAGGTGAACTTTTGTCGTTTAAAGGAAGAAAACCATCTTCTTTTTTTAGCTGAGATAGAATTTGTTCTCCAGAATCAGGAATTTTGTTTTCATAACCTTGTTTTTGCAGGCTAACGTCTATTTTTCCGTCAGGTCTGATTTTTTTAATATATGCCTTACGCACATCTCCGCAACGAACAGGTTCAAATATTTCATTCTGATACAACATTCCTAATGCATCGTTACTAATCAATACCTGATAGCCTAAATCATTCCTTCTTCCGATAAGAATTTCAACTTCGTCACCTTCAGTATACGAGGTTTCCACGTCTCTAAGTACATTCTCAATTTTTGCTGTTCCAACAATCCGGCCGGATGCATTATCCAGATACACAAATATTAAGTAAGAATAACCAACCTGCATGTTGTCCTTTTGCTCACTAAACGGCACAAACAAATCTTTAGCGATTCCCCAGTCGAGAAATGCGCCTAAATTATTGACTGTTTTCACCTTTAAGTAAGCAAATTCACCTACGGTAGCATAGGGAATAAGAGTTGTTGCAATAATTCGATTTTCAGAATCACGATAGATAAATACTTTAATAGTATCATCCAATTGGGTTTTAGGAGGCACATATCTGGTAGGTAAAAGAATTAAAGATTCATCTTCTCCCTGTAAATACACTCCAAAATCGACTATTTTAGCAACTTTTAACGATGCAAACTGACCAATCATACTCACAATATTATATTTTATCACTTTATCTGTATTGAATAAGAATCACTTACAGATGAAAGTGCGGTTTCACTACTCGAAAATTTAACACGGTAAATGTAAGCATCTTTTTACGAAATATTCGTTTGCATAGCCAATTCCCGAATTTCGAATTGAAAATGCTCTGCTCTATAAAATCTTCCTGGAAAAGAGCATTGAATCTAACTGACTTTGCAGAATTTGGAGTGTTGTGCAGCAGGTTTGTGAAATCGAAAGAATTGCTTTGAGTATTTAAGCTCAGCGAATGCTTAACAGTAGATGTTATCAGTTAAATGTATGGCATTTTACAAGTGTATTTCTGTGAGTGCCGATTTCAGTACCATTTTAATGATTTGTCATGTGAAGATTGCAATTTTCGTTATCGATTGCAGCTTTTACTTGTTATTATTAAAGAAAAAAATCATTAATGTTATTGGGTGTAAACACCCATTAAACGAGGTATTGTACAACATACAGCGAATAATACAGAAAAATTTCTCCAATGAAAAATTGTTTTTATTTTTGATGCAGAATTAAATCACATTGATTCGATTCCAATTTTAAGCAACTCTCTCGAGTAATAATTGGAGATAAAAAATTAACAAGTCAGGGTATGAAAAAAAGGAAGTTATTAGTTAGAGATCTTACATTAAGAGATGGTCAGCAATCTCTTTTTGCTACAAGAATGCCACAGGCAGAAATTGAAAAGGTATTACACCTATATAAGAAAGCCAATTTCTATGCAATGGAAGTTTGGGGTGGTGCAGTTCCTGATTCAGTTATGCGATACCTTAATGAAGATCCATGGTATCGTTTGGAGTCGATTAAAAAAGTGATAGGCAATGTTTCCAAACTTACCGCTCTATCCCGTGGTCGTAACCTTTTTGGATATAGTCCATACCCGGAATCAGTAATTGAAGATTTCAATACTCAGGCAGTTAAGTCTGGATTGGGAATCATGCGTATTTTCGATTGTTTGAATGATATCGAAAACATGAAGTCTACTATTAAGTATGTGAAAGCAGCTGGTGGTATTGCTGATTGTGCAGTATGTTTTACTGTTGATTCTAAATTTCCTACTAAAAAAGAAGATCTTGAAAGATTAACTATAAAGAACCTTCCTGATCAAATTTTTGATCTGGACTACTTTGTAGATATGGCAAAAAAGCTTGAGGCTTTAGGTGCCGATATGATTTCATTAAAAGATATGGCTGGATTGGCTTCTCCTTCGTATGCAGGTCAAATCATCCGCCGGTTCAAAGAAGAGTTAAGTATCCCTGTAGATTTCCATTCTCACTCTACACCTGGTTACGGTTTGGCTTCTGCTCTTACTGCAATTATCAATGGCGTTGATATCATCGATACCAACATTATGAATTTTGCCGGGGGGTCTGCAGCACCAGCTTACGAATTGATCTA is a genomic window containing:
- a CDS encoding citrate (Si)-synthase; the encoded protein is MSDLEQGIQNHLFELQLEIDDIFAKGRDSVVSEVTIGQIYGGMRGLIALACNTSYVDPYSGLHIGEYTTDEFSNKLPEEIFFLLSTGKFPDRKSLADFQNDLSKRATIPQYTWDVLRSLPKDTHPMTMLSLGILSMENESVFKKEYQKGLKKSEYWKYTLEDAMNILAKLPGLAAGIYRIRFGDGSLIPHDSGLNWSGNLAHMLGVNDDEGFADLMRLYLVLHCDHEGGNVSAFTSRVVNSALSDLYYAVSAGLNGLAGPLHGLANQECLRFILKIHDKFGADPDEEVLRAYILDVLNSGKVIPGYGHAVLRVTDPRFTAFMKFGEANCANNHCFKIAKKLFSVVPDILMHYKEGKVANPWPNVDAMSGSLLHNYGLNEFDFYTVLFGVSRVMGFCAQNILALGLGQPIIRPKSVTNRWVLEKLTVPG
- a CDS encoding ABC-F family ATP-binding cassette domain-containing protein, whose amino-acid sequence is MISVDALAVEFGGTNLFKDISFVINEKDRIALMGKNGAGKSTLLKIIAGAESPSRGRVSSPKDKVIAYLPQHLMTDNTRTVFEETAQAFASIFEMEKQIEEMNVELGTRTDFESESYYKLIEDVSALSEKYYSIEEINYDSEVEKTLFGLGFVREDFTRPTSEFSGGWRMRIELAKILLQNPDLILLDEPTNHLDIESIQWLEDFLINSGKAVVIISHDRAFVDKITTRTIEITMGRIYDYKVNYSQYLELRKERRVHQQKAFDEQQKMIADNQTFIDRFKGTYSKTLAVQSRVKMLEKLDIVEVDEEDNSALRLKFPPSPRSGNYPVIMEDVEKTYGDHTVFSGVNFTIQRGEKLAFVGKNGEGKSTLVKAIMQEIEHGGNLTLGHNTMIGYFAQNQASLMDENLTVFQTIDDIAKGDIRTKIKDILGAFMFGGDNSTKKVKVLSGGEKTRLAMIKLLLEPVNLLILDEPTNHLDMKTKDILKAALKEFDGTIILVSHDRDFLDGLAEKVYEFGNKKVKEHLGDIYSFLSKKKMENLNELERKN
- a CDS encoding glutathione peroxidase, with the translated sequence MSFAQESIHQFTLTAIDGSEFSFADLKGKKIMIVNTASKCGLTPQYELLEALYKEYQDKDFVIVGFPANNFLWQEPGTDEEIKEFCTKNYGVSFPMMSKISVKGNDIHPIYSWLTQKSKNGVMDSKIKWNFQKYLIDENGKLVDVLSPKEKPNCEKVILWLQE
- a CDS encoding C69 family dipeptidase translates to MKKQFRMSLFILMASISFSAIAQDKSDWKNGVPEGCTTITVGKMATIDGSVITSHTDDSHRTRAWMNVVPSKKHNKGNKFELFERSAYDSLAMPTYQHKKIGEIDQVEKTYQFLNTAYPCINEKQLAIGESTFGGHEELFSTECLIDCQRLQQLMLERCSSAREAISLADDLLKKYGWRDYGECLTIADKKEVWHFEVVGPGKGKVGAVWVAQRVPNDHISVNANASTIKEIDLKNPDYFMASANIFDVAKENGWWKEGETFRWNYAYAPESRLSLASRRREWRVLSMAAPSLNLDANDKDYPFSVKPDEKITMNKLVEIFKDYYEGTPYNFVKNIKQADKDGNEVISPFANPFMPYDMNKLFRVNGGWDELGERTIARWYTMYATIIQCRDWLPDEVGGIVWLAQDNVASSIYIPVYSGSADLAESYKVKARKLGYTRTSAWWAFNRLGTLSAQRWGDMRHDIDKVFVPLQKSYFEEQAKIDEQFMSLSKKKRVEFLTNRTIQLGNEVVEKAWEIGDGIWTKYDEKF
- a CDS encoding S1-like domain-containing RNA-binding protein, which gives rise to MIKYNIVSMIGQFASLKVAKIVDFGVYLQGEDESLILLPTRYVPPKTQLDDTIKVFIYRDSENRIIATTLIPYATVGEFAYLKVKTVNNLGAFLDWGIAKDLFVPFSEQKDNMQVGYSYLIFVYLDNASGRIVGTAKIENVLRDVETSYTEGDEVEILIGRRNDLGYQVLISNDALGMLYQNEIFEPVRCGDVRKAYIKKIRPDGKIDVSLQKQGYENKIPDSGEQILSQLKKEDGFLPLNDKSSPEDIYHLLNMSKKNFKKAVGLLYKQKLITIEDSGIFLVKGTK